The following is a genomic window from Coriobacteriaceae bacterium.
CGAGCTCCTCCATGCGGTTGATGCGGGAGCGGATGGTAACGAAGTTGGTCAGCATACCGCCGAGCCAACGCTGGTTGATGTAAGGCATGTTGGCGCGCTCAGCAGCGTTCTTGACGGCCTCCTGAGCCTGCTTCTTGGTGCCGACGAACAGCACGTTGCCGCCCTTGGCGACGTTCTTGACGAAAGTATAGGCCTGGTCGGCGTCGAGGATGGTCTGCTTGAGGTCAAGGATGTAGATGCCGTTGCGCTCACCGAAGATGAACGGCTTCATCTTGGGGTTCCAGCGACGGGTCTGGTGACCGAAGTGGCAGCCGGCCTCGAGCAGGGTGCGGATATTAATCTTGGTAGCCATGTTAAACCTCCTGTGGTTTGCCTCCGCGCGGGGTCATCCTCCAAAACCAACCCGGACATGTGCTACCAAAGCCCGGGCACCACGGTATGAAGTAGCCGCGCGTGCGTGATAAAAACATGTTGCCGTGAAGCAACCCGATGAATGATAGCAGGAATGCTTCTTCATGCCAACCCGCAATCAAAACCACACACCTTAGTGCGGCGCGGGACGTCCCAGCCACTATTCGCCTCGGGGATGGGCTTGAGCCACGGCACGTTTGAGCCGATCGGGTGTGAGATGCGTGTAGATCTGCGTCGTGGACAGGCTCGCATGACCCAGCAGCTCTTGAACCGAGCGCAGGTCCGCGCCGCCCTCGAGCAAGTCGGTCGCAAAGGTATGGCGCATCGCATGCGGGGCGATGTCGGCCGGAATGCCGGCGAGCGTCGCCAACATATGAAACCGCCGCCTGAGTATGGCGGCACTCATGCGATTACCGCGCGCCGATATAAGCAGCGGATGCGGCCCGGTAGCGGGGTCACGACGCTTTGCCTGAGCGAGCAACTCCGGCCTCCCCTCCTCAATATAGAGACGCGTCGCCTCGAGCGCACGACGATACAGAGGGACGATACGTTCTTTGCTCCCCTTGCCCCACAGGCGCAGCGTGCGTTCGGACCTCGCAATGGACTCCACATTGAGTGCTGCGAGCTCAGAGATACGGGCGCCCGAGGCATAGAGCAGCTCGAGCATCGCCGCATCGCGCAGTCCCGCGGGTGTTGAGGTATCAGGCGTCTTGAGCAGCGCCTCCACCTGTTGGGTCGTCAGCACACCGGGTAGATCGCGCGGGAGCTTGGGCGAGGAAATTGCCGAGACCACATCGCCCTCCACGACCCCCTCGGCAGCCATCCATCGATAGAGCGATCGGATAGCCGACAGATGCGCCGCAAGCGTTCGGGGAGCCACCTGCTCACGCGAAAGCTCGGCAAGATAGCGGCGAATGGTGCGCACGTCGGCAGCGAAAGCATCGATATCCTCGCGCTCGCACCAGGCAGCAAAGCGCTCCAGCCTCGAGCCGTAGGCCGTCACCGTGTTGGGAGAAAGTCCCTCGACACGTGAGATATAGGCGATAAACGAGTCGACGGTGTCGTACAGGTCAAAGGCTATGACCGGTCGCCTCCAAACAGATCAGGACGAGTGGCCAGATAGGCATCAAGGGCCTCGAGCGCACGGTCCGCATAGGCCTGGTAGCGGTCGCGCTTGCTGCGGCGCTTACCATCCTCGAGTGGCGGCACCAGGCCAAAGTTGACATGCATAGGCTGATAGCCCACGGTGGCAGGATCGGTCGCATAGCCCACGAGCGCACCCAGGGCGCCCACGCGCGGCAACTCGACGCCCGCGACACCGATAGCCTCGGCATAGGTGTTGAGCGCCGCGAGCAGACCGGTCGCCACGGCTTCCATGTACCCCTCGGTGCCGGTGATCTGACCGGCCAGGCGCACGCCGGTACCGGGCACGGCAAAGGTGCCATCGAGCACGTGCGGGGCGTCGACAAAGGTATTGCGGTGCATGACACCGTAGCGGAAGAACTCAGCGTTCTCCAGGCCCGGCACCATATGGAAGACGCGCTTCTGCTCGCCAAAGGTCAGGTTGGTCTGGAAGCCCACCAGGTTATAGGCGGTCTTCTCCTTGTTCTCGGCACGCAGCTGAATCGCCGCCCAGGGGCGACGTCCGGTACGCGGGTCGGTGAGGCCGACGGGCTTCATGGCGCCAAAGCGAATGGCGTCCTTGCCGGTACGCGCAACTTCCTCGGCAGGTTGGCAGGCCTGGAACAGATCGCCGCCCTCAAAGTCTTTGAGCACCACGCGGTCGGCCGTGGTAAGTGCCTCGATAAAGGCCTCGTACTCCTCCTTGTTGAGCGGAGCGTTGAGATAGTCGCCGCTCCCCTGCTCCTCGTAGCGCGACTGCGAAAACAGCACGTCCATATCGAGCGTGGAGGCATCGACGATCGGCGCCGCGGCATCGAAGAACGCAAGGGCGTCGCCACCGACGAGCTTCATGACCTCTTCGCTCAGCGCCGGTGAACACAGCGGGCCCGCGGCAATGACCACGTGTCCCTCGGGAATCTGCGTGACCTCGCCGTGCGCGACCTCGATATTGGGACGGGCGGCAACCTCGGCCTCGACAAGCTCGGAAAACTTGACGCGGTCGACCGCCAGGGCACCGCCGGCGGGAACAGCCGCGCGATGGGCGCAATCGAGCAGGACTGAACCCATGCGCTTAAGCTCGGCCTTCAGCAAACCAGCCGCGGAATCCGGACGGGTCGACTTAAACGAATTGGAGCAGACGAGCTCTGCCAAGTGATCGGTATGGTGAGCCGGGGAGCTAACCTGGGGGCGCATCTCGCACAGCTTTACGGCAAAACCGCGGTCTGCCAGCTGGATCGCGCATTCCGAACCCGCCAGACCGCCACCGATAACCGTCACCTGATCGAACTGCATCTGCAAACACCTTTCTAATTGACACGTTTTCCATTGTGACCGAAGGGCGTCTGGGCGTGAAGGGCAAACTTGGAGGGCGCATACCTTCCATCCATCATGCGCTCGATAAGGCCCTCGAGTTCAAGCGAACCCAAGAGTTTGAGTACGCCGACAGCATCGAGCGAGACGAGCGCCGCGATGTCGTCGACCTTGAGCGGAGAGGCGATGAGCGCATGCATCACGGTCTGCTGTGTTGGATCCAGGTCGGCAATGCCGGGAGCATCGGGGCGCGAGTAGCGCAGGGTGCCGTAGATGCGTGAGATAGCCATCTCGATAGATTCCTCGTCGATGATGCAGCAGGCACCGTTCGCAATGAGGTAATTCGTGCCACGCGACTCGGGCGATAGGATCGACCCCGGCACGACAAGAAGTTCGCGCCCCAAATCCATAGCAGCCTCGGCTGTAGAAAACGTCCCGGAAGGCATACCCGCCTCGGAAACAAAGAGGGCTTGCGACAGGGCCGCGATCACGCGATTGCGGCGCGGAAAGGCAAACTTGCGCGGACCCATGCCCCACGGAGAGATCGACACGACCGCGCCACCCGTATCGAGCGTGCGCATAATAAGCCCCGCGCTCGAACGCGGGTAGACCACGTCGGCGCCCGTCCCCAGCACCACGACGTGTTTGCCGCCGGCGTTGACCGCAGCCCAACCCGAGGCCTGGTCACAACCGACCGCGCCGCCCGAAACTACCGTCACTCCCGCCTCGACCGCCACCTTTGCCGCAAGCTCTGCCACGGCAAGACCATACGGCGAGGCCTTGCGCGCGCCGATGATGGAGAGCGCGGGTGTCGAAAGCACCTCGGGATTGCCACGCACATAAAGCGTCTGGGGTACATCAGAAAGCTCCAATACGGTCTCGGGATACAACGTATCACCTGGATGCAGCTCAAAGGTCCCCTCGGCTATCATTGGTCCCTCCTTCCCTGGTACATCGCCGCCTCGAGCACATGGTCCTGCGTCACCTGCTCGCTCTCGGCGACGTCAGCGATTGTACGCGCGATACGCACCAGGCGCACGATGCCGCGGCCCGTGAGATGCGTGCGTTTGGACAGGCCGAGCACACACTTCTCCGCCGCACCATCGAGCTCAAAGGTCGAAACGACGCCGTCAATGGACCGTGTCTCGTCATCCTCGGCCTCGGCATCCGCATCGTCCATACGGGATTCGCGCCAAGCGCGAAAAGCGCGACCGCACACAACGTAGTCACGTAACTCAGCTGACGACATACCCTCCGCGCCCTCGATAATCACCTGAGGGTCGGGACGGGTCACATCGATCATCATGTCGATACGGTCGGCCAAAGGACCGCGCAGTTTAGACCGATAGCGCTCGACCATCGCCGCCGAGCAGCGGCACGGTACCTCACGATCGCCCAAAAAGCCGCAGGGGCAGGGATTGCTCGCAGCCAGCAGCTGAAAGCGCGACGGGAAGGTAAAGGCCCCGTCGACGCGCACGATCCTCACATAGCCGCGCTCGATGGGCTGACGCAGCGTCTGCAGCACACCCGTGGGAAACTCAGCAAGCTCGTCCAAAAAGAGCACGCCGCCATGAGCAAGGCTGATCTCACCCGGGTGCACCGGGCGCCCACCGCCGATAAGACCTGCGGTCGAAATACTGTGATGGGGACTGCGGAAGGGCCGGTGCCCCGCCAACAAGCCATCAATGTTCTCACCCAAAACCGAATGGATGCACAGCGCCTCCTGTTGATCCTCAACGGAAAGCTCGGGCAGGATGCCGGTCATACGACGCGCGAGCATCGTCTTGCCCGATCCCGGGGACCCGATCATAAGCAAACCGAGCTCACCCGCTGCCGCCAGTGCCATGCCGCGCTTGGCGACCTCCTGCCCCAGTACGTCGGCATAGTCGAGTTCGGGCTCAAAGGTCGCCTCGAGCACTTCAGAATCCAAGTAGTGCCGCGCGGCATCGCCCATGCCATGGGCAAGCTGAGACAAATGATCGATAAATCCGCAATCCACGCCCGCAAGCGGCACATGCTGATCGGACCTGCCGGCGATAAAGGACAGCCCCATATCACGCGCCAATAGCTGAAACGCCACCTCGCCCTTGACGGGAAGCACCGTACCGTCCAAGCCGAGCTCGCCGGCGATAAGGCAGCGATCGAGGTTGTCACGGGGAATCTGCCCATCGGCCGCCAGAACCGCGATGGCGATGGGCAGATCAAAGCCGCTACCGGTCTTGCGAATATCGCCAGGCGCCAGATTGACCGTAATGCCCGAGCGCGGGATTTCGAACCCGGCGGAGCGCATCGCGCAGCGAATACGACCGCGTGACTCCATCACCTCCATACTCGGAATGCCGAGCATTTGGATGCCCGGAACACCACCGGCAAGCGAGACCTCGACCGTGACGTGAATCGCCTCGACGCCACGGATGCAGGCCGCGTGAACGGCAAACGTCTCGAACGCCATCACGACACCTGCCAATCGAACGCGTTGTACTGATGCTCGATCTCGGCGATATGCCCGCCGCGAATGGTGACACCCACGGCATCGAAGCGAATCGCCTTGAGCGGATAATGCTCCATGAGATAGCAACTTGCGATGCGGCGGTAGCGGCGTTGCTTTTGGGCGTCCACGGCCTCCTCGGGAAAGACCCGCGTGCTGCAATCCAGTGCGACGCGTCTGGTCTTGACCTCGGCCATCACCACGACATCGTCGAGCTCATCGAGCAGCACCAGATCGGCCTCGCCCTCGGTGCAACGATAACCCTGCTCCAGCAAGGTGTAGCCGCGCTCGTTAAAGTAGTCGATGGTGATCAGCTCGCCCAGCATGCCCAGCTCGCGGGGACTGAGTCCCTTGATAAACTCGGGCGTCATCGCCCCGCAGTCGAGCTCGCCGTTTTCCCAACGCTCCTTGAGCTGCTGCGTCTTGCTCTTTTTGCTTGCGGCACTCATGGGGTCTCCTTTCCCGCACGCTGCATTGCCCCGATGATGAGGGCACCTTTCATGCGGGTAAGTACCGGAAGCAAACCAAAAGCTGACCAAATGCCGTCAAAAAACGGGCCGTACGCAGCAATGGTGTTGCATACGGCCCGCTACCAGCAGGTTTATAAAACCCCTGAGGTCCCTGTCTCCACAATTGACCTAGAAAAGGC
Proteins encoded in this region:
- a CDS encoding tyrosine recombinase; this encodes MAFDLYDTVDSFIAYISRVEGLSPNTVTAYGSRLERFAAWCEREDIDAFAADVRTIRRYLAELSREQVAPRTLAAHLSAIRSLYRWMAAEGVVEGDVVSAISSPKLPRDLPGVLTTQQVEALLKTPDTSTPAGLRDAAMLELLYASGARISELAALNVESIARSERTLRLWGKGSKERIVPLYRRALEATRLYIEEGRPELLAQAKRRDPATGPHPLLISARGNRMSAAILRRRFHMLATLAGIPADIAPHAMRHTFATDLLEGGADLRSVQELLGHASLSTTQIYTHLTPDRLKRAVAQAHPRGE
- the trmFO gene encoding methylenetetrahydrofolate--tRNA-(uracil(54)-C(5))-methyltransferase (FADH(2)-oxidizing) TrmFO codes for the protein MQFDQVTVIGGGLAGSECAIQLADRGFAVKLCEMRPQVSSPAHHTDHLAELVCSNSFKSTRPDSAAGLLKAELKRMGSVLLDCAHRAAVPAGGALAVDRVKFSELVEAEVAARPNIEVAHGEVTQIPEGHVVIAAGPLCSPALSEEVMKLVGGDALAFFDAAAPIVDASTLDMDVLFSQSRYEEQGSGDYLNAPLNKEEYEAFIEALTTADRVVLKDFEGGDLFQACQPAEEVARTGKDAIRFGAMKPVGLTDPRTGRRPWAAIQLRAENKEKTAYNLVGFQTNLTFGEQKRVFHMVPGLENAEFFRYGVMHRNTFVDAPHVLDGTFAVPGTGVRLAGQITGTEGYMEAVATGLLAALNTYAEAIGVAGVELPRVGALGALVGYATDPATVGYQPMHVNFGLVPPLEDGKRRSKRDRYQAYADRALEALDAYLATRPDLFGGDRS
- a CDS encoding DNA-protecting protein DprA, with translation MIAEGTFELHPGDTLYPETVLELSDVPQTLYVRGNPEVLSTPALSIIGARKASPYGLAVAELAAKVAVEAGVTVVSGGAVGCDQASGWAAVNAGGKHVVVLGTGADVVYPRSSAGLIMRTLDTGGAVVSISPWGMGPRKFAFPRRNRVIAALSQALFVSEAGMPSGTFSTAEAAMDLGRELLVVPGSILSPESRGTNYLIANGACCIIDEESIEMAISRIYGTLRYSRPDAPGIADLDPTQQTVMHALIASPLKVDDIAALVSLDAVGVLKLLGSLELEGLIERMMDGRYAPSKFALHAQTPFGHNGKRVN
- a CDS encoding YifB family Mg chelatase-like AAA ATPase, yielding MAFETFAVHAACIRGVEAIHVTVEVSLAGGVPGIQMLGIPSMEVMESRGRIRCAMRSAGFEIPRSGITVNLAPGDIRKTGSGFDLPIAIAVLAADGQIPRDNLDRCLIAGELGLDGTVLPVKGEVAFQLLARDMGLSFIAGRSDQHVPLAGVDCGFIDHLSQLAHGMGDAARHYLDSEVLEATFEPELDYADVLGQEVAKRGMALAAAGELGLLMIGSPGSGKTMLARRMTGILPELSVEDQQEALCIHSVLGENIDGLLAGHRPFRSPHHSISTAGLIGGGRPVHPGEISLAHGGVLFLDELAEFPTGVLQTLRQPIERGYVRIVRVDGAFTFPSRFQLLAASNPCPCGFLGDREVPCRCSAAMVERYRSKLRGPLADRIDMMIDVTRPDPQVIIEGAEGMSSAELRDYVVCGRAFRAWRESRMDDADAEAEDDETRSIDGVVSTFELDGAAEKCVLGLSKRTHLTGRGIVRLVRIARTIADVAESEQVTQDHVLEAAMYQGRRDQ
- a CDS encoding YraN family protein, translated to MSAASKKSKTQQLKERWENGELDCGAMTPEFIKGLSPRELGMLGELITIDYFNERGYTLLEQGYRCTEGEADLVLLDELDDVVVMAEVKTRRVALDCSTRVFPEEAVDAQKQRRYRRIASCYLMEHYPLKAIRFDAVGVTIRGGHIAEIEHQYNAFDWQVS